The sequence TGTTAACAGCGTGCATAAACTTCGCGGTTGCACCTGTGCCAGGAGGAGTGGCGCCTTGGAGAAATCTCTTGGCCATCCTGGACGCGGATCTAACGTCGTCGCCGCAGCCACCCCATTTGAACGAGTTCTTGGCAGAAAGTGTGCCGAACGAGAGCGACGTGGCGGTGAAGGACGAAGGTGAAATCAAGGCGGACGGTGACGGTGGCTCTCTTCGTGGTGGAGTGGCGCAGGAACAAGCCGCTAGACTGCCCAGGGCGCATCCTCTCGCTAGCCTCCAAACTGCAGCTGCAGCCGACATAGCGTACACGAACGCTTGTTCTCTGGTTCCTGTTACGACAGATCGCAAAATATGTCTCTTGCATTTAAGagttctctcttcttttcttccgcGGACAATTCTACAGGCCCTTTGGCTTTGATTCTATCTGACTTAATTTTCTAGTTACTCTGTCATCTCGTTGTAAGATCTTAAACGGAGCAAGgtttgatataatttttcgttaagCGTAGCCCAATACTTACGACAGTGTACCTTTCCAACaagtataacgaataaattaaaacgacTCGATATCCTGATTCGTTGCTTGCATCCTCGTCGCAAACAAAACCTTGCCCAAGCCTGTCCGAGCTAATGAAATTCGTTATAAACTCTCGATAAATCCGGACTTACAGAGAAAAAAgggaacgaaagaagaagaaagctGAATGAAAACGTAGCAAGCCGCCGAACGTTCTCTCTTGCAACGGGCATTGTTCGGTTTGTCCATTGGCAAATTTGCTTAACAAGCTCGcgtttaattctattttcgtTACATAAGAAGCTTTGCCGAGGCTGCTGCTAAGAGCAAAGATCTTCCGATGAATTGGGTCGAAGGTCGAAGCGACGACGTTGCGATTTTCTAATAAGAAATCTCCGAGGCGGGCAATTAACGTGGCAAGAAGTAGAGTCTCTCGAACGACCCCGAATAAAGTCGGTAATGGTACGGTCCGTGGTGCCTTTAGAGGTCGCCATTCACGGTCTCTCCTCCAGCCGGTTTGAAATAATTGAAGGAAAGCTGATTAGCATAGCGGCAGCGAAAGGGCGGCTTTTCCGCTCCTCCGATACGTATCGAGCAACCGTGTGTTTTTCATCGTCACTGCGAACCTCACGGGCCGAAGCTTCTCGGTTTTCTCATTAATGAAGGATCGCTTCTCTTGCCCCGAGGGGAAcacttttatttacaatatataattatcgtcAAACGGCCAACAGTTAATCCGACATTCGCTGGCAACCGCTGCCAGAAAGGAAGGAAGCAGCAGCTTTGATAATGACCACTAATTGAGCCGCTTCTTCGAGGCCTTCCTTCCTATTTAACCTGATACGCTTCGCGGGATATACGATCCTCGTTTTCAGGCTCGTTTGACGTTTCTAGCAATAATTTTTCGTTCTACCGGGGCCCTCGAGAAAGCTTTCGCACAAGAGCACAAAGAATCGTCTTGTTCGAGGGCGTCTAATCCTAATTTATTCTCCTCTTCCGTTTAGAAACATCGATCGTTCAGTGGAGCCTGAGCTTTTCTAATCCGATGAAGCTACGCTTTCGAATCGAACCGTGCTTAAGAAGTTTGTCAAATTGTTGTACTGGTGTCTTTGCTCGAGAGAAGCAAATGATTACTCGAAGGCTGATTAGAAGTGTGGCTTCTAGCTCTAACCGCGTTAGCTTCGTTGAACGAGAGAGGAATTTTTCACGAAGCTACGCGAACGAAATAATCGCTCGTTTTACTTGCTTGCTCGAGCGATGAATGTGACGATAACGATACAAGTTGAGTAATTGACGCTTTTCTACTTTAGACTTTTTAGTTTAAATTAATTCCCTTCGTTTCGTTGCTTTTCTAGGAAACTAACGCGACCGTATGAAAGGCAAATGGGGATTATAGAATAAGGATCTTTCGCAGGAATGGACCGACTTTGCGCGGCTCCACTTTCATATTCGTGTAAGTTCATATCTAGGAAGCGATTTCCAAGAACGATAATACGAATAATTTCCAAGTGAAAGAGAAGGATTTAATGTTGGCAACATGTTCGTGTCAACTCGCGAATCTTGTTCACTTTCTCTGATCAGCCAGTTCATGCATTAACGAAACAAATACATTACGACAGCTCGATGTATCGCCTCGAACCGTATCGAATCGTCGTCGTGATTTACCTACGCCTCTGACAGAATTTAGTATGCTAAATATTACAGTCAATCAGATATATATAGTCATATACGTAATCGAAGGATTTTCGATTAAATTCCTCCTGGAACCCAATAAGTTATAGGACATGGATATTTCCACGGAAATAAAGAGACACGTTGTTTGCCATATCGTGCCATGTTACGTAACTTTATCTTGTTTGATCTAAAACGTAGAAAACTTCTATGCCTTAAAATTCGATagagtatttatttatcgcatctagaaatttttctacgttttctAAGATGAAGCGAAATTTATGGGAAAGTAAACATTAAGCAAACACGTAAGAGGGTATCGTGCTTCGCAAGCATGTACGTCGTGAATTCCGGTTTTTCGCTCGTTATTACGTTCGTGATCTTGAGCGATCTTAGACGACCATAGTTACGATCTTCTTCGAAACGGCTACGATCGTCCGTGTTCAGAAGTACACGGTTCCGTTGAAAGAAGACGAAGATGGTCTTCGAATCTCCTTCTATCACCATGACCAACGGCTCGTTCGAAATCGAACGACTCTTCCATCGAAGGTTTCTTCTTATCTCAAAACTCGAAGGAGAAGAATTAAGCTTAGCCGATTGTTCAGCCGCCTGAGAAACGCATCCTCGACAATATCATCATCCTCTCTCTTTCAATAATTCCTCTCAATTTTCTCGACGCGTTGTTCCAACCGCATTTCATATTTCAGCGAGCATCTACGACTCGATATCTCTTTTCGCGTCAATGTCTGACGAAATAGAATCTTCGATGAGCCGGGAGGGCAGCTCCGTGACTGGCCTCCGCGGTGTTAAATAAAAGGTGTCGAACATCCGACATAGAACGTACCGGTAAGTAATTCAGGCGTATAATCCGGCGCACGCTCGATGCTGCTGCAATTCCATCTACGATGTCGAAATGCTTGCTGGCATACCGTCGATGTATCCCTGGCCGCTTGCACCAGGCTGGCCATAACGTCCGGCGTCGCTCTGCACGCCCTTGCCTGCTTCCTCTCCAAAAGGCCGGAGCTTTTCGCGCTGGTGCAGGCCTCCCTCGTCCACGTGTAGCCATCTCCGGTACGACCGAGAGCCCTGCAATTAAACGGCCGATGAAACGTCGATGATACGTTTAAACGAAAAGGGCAGCACGAGTGCTCGATGCTCTAAAGCTCTGCTCCCACCGAAGCAACTGCGAGAAACTTTTCGTCGTCCGAGACAACTTTCCAACAACATTCTGTTCGCACGGAAGAAACATAATCCGGGCAACATTTAGGTTTCGTTTTAGGAACGTTTGTTCATTTATGCCCGTCATGTTGCGAATCGAATTTCTCGCGGAATTAAAACTTTCGAAAAGGGAAGCTCCTTTTggataaatagaatttatttgcTCGTAAAATGTTCGCGACAAGGATAGAGAACGTATCTGTCGCTCCAAATTGAACGATAGCAGGGAATACGTTGAAGGAACGCGCCGTCGAAAGCAGAGAAGCCGAGGATAATGTATTAGAGTACTCGTCCAACCCCACCTACGTTTACCAAACGTTTCTCTTCAACCTTGCAATACCCATCCACGCCCGAACGATGGTCACTCTCCGCGTTATAGCCTACTCGCCATCCACACACGTGAAAAGGGCTTCACCCTCCATCGTAAATCCGCCTATGCCCAAACAACTCTTACCCTCGCTACGAGTCGACATCCTGAATCGAAGGTCGAAGGTCGAAGGACGAAGAGGTCACGCAGTCAATTTTTCAAAGGACAAAAAGAACGATTAGATGCGACAACTGGTTCCAAACGTATGGAAACACGTGTATCACAGGTCacctaatttatttattttatcgctaCTATAAATAGTACCActgttattttgtataattagtATATCATtgtgatatatataataatacgacgAAATAAGACGATGGGATCATCTTTAATATCCACGTGTAAAATAAAGTTTCCCGGAAACATACGCGTGCTCGGACTacccctacgtaccggtcacGTCCGGTAGCGACAGGCTGTGAGGTGACCGAGCGCGACGTTCGAGTGCCCGACTAACGGTTCGCGGGCAATGAAACAGAGCGCGCCGAGTTTAAGGAAAGCAAAGAAAGGTCCGTCGATACCAAAAAATTCTGCGTCGTTGAGTTTTCCTTGGTCATAAAATAGTCATCGATTGCTTCAACCGCGATATTTCTGAAGATTCGACGACTTTACGATGCTGTTGTTGCTTCGCGACAAACGTAATTTTCCTGTCCTGGATGCTCGTCTTACCGCGAGCCTCGCGATCTACTTGGCTTCGCTCGTGCCTCGAGTTTATCCTACGACGAGCATCTCCGCGCGGAAGCGGCGAAGGGATGCAGCGCGTAGGACGCAGCGAGCGAACAAATCTCGAAAATGGAAACTTGAGGTTGAAATTCACGGAACGGAGGTGGTTCTATCGGACGGTGAGTCGTTCGCGCCACGGTTCGAGCAGAGGGCCGTAAATCAGGGgtgaatttcgaaaattatagGGCGTGAAGCTGAAAGGTGGCTTTAAGCGGCGCGGGTGGATACGTGCGCCGCGGCGCAAACCGTACCGAGGATAATTACGGACACCTGAAAGTCGAAATGGCTCGGGCACGGGATACGTCTAGACGTAACAGCCCTGGGAATGGCCGGCTCGCCAACCCCGTGTCAGCAGCCTACCCTCGAAATTACCCTATCAAAAGGCCGTACCTCTAATTCATTATTCCGTCGCCGATCGCGCCCGCTGCTGTCGTTTCCAAGATGCCATTCGCGTTATGTGCTCGTCCCCGTTCATGACGCTCATACACCGGGACAATCGTAAATGCTCGCGTTCCCCATTTCTGCGGGGATTTACGTCCTTCTTGGCTTCGATATCAACCAGGCATCCCCTCCTTCTTCGTCTGCCACGCTCGTTTAACGATCAACTCGCTGCACGAAGCCTCGTTTAGATTAAACAAGTTATACGAATTcgaattaacgttataccgtctcACGAAAGTAGTCGAACGCTTATCGCGGCAAATCGAGTTTATGCCGGTGTTTATGCAGCGTGTGCCGGCTGACGCGACTCGTTATTTCTCCGCTGTTTGCGACGATGCTGTCCACCTTACTACGAATGACGACGAAATATTCCCAAAATACTTTGTTTTTATAGCGAAACCGAAGTTACTTCGGACCAAGttttgtttcttctctttttttctttagaaGGGGCTAGGTCGGGGTTGTAAGGGACTTTAGGACAAATTCGACGAAGCATATTACTTTGTTTTAACGCCTGATCAAATTTCATTGCGCGATAGCATATTCTACTCTTTCGCAGAAGTTTGAGCGAGTTGTCGTTGTCAAAGTGGCTGGATGTACCAATCCTATATAGAGAAGATCATGTAATATGCATTCTTGAATTCGTCCTACAGTCACCTACAATCTCGTGAAAAATAGTTCTAAGATCTGACAATGTTCTTCGATGTAAGATCTATAGAAACGTTCAGATGGCCAACATCGTTATTGTCGATATTTAAAGTTCTCGacattgtatcgacgataATGTTGAGAATCTGAAATATTGGCAACAATATCGAGTCATCTAAACGCTTCTTAAGAATATTCTGAAAACGCGTGTAATTCGCTGAAACGTTAAAACGATAATGTCTAGTGAAATTActcttaaaaagaaaagaaaaaggaaagatgcCGTGTTATATTTGTGCGAGGTTATTTATCGCCTTATGCGAGAGTGACACGCACCACGAATGAAAGGGGACTTTTTTGTCaatggaaaaagaaggaagcgAATTTATTTCACGCGTCAAGCGCTTCGGAACGGAACCGAGGGACGCATTCCTCACGCATGGCTCATTAAATTCACGCACACTGAAATAAGGACGCGCACGAAAGACCAACCGACCATGTTCGTGCGCTGCTCGCCAAATTGTTTGCCTAATTTTTCATCGTCTCCTCGCAAAAAGATAAGTAATTTCAGTGGCCATTGAACTTTCTCCGATTCTGGTTTCAAGCTACTGGTACAATCGAAATTCATCGGAAATGtatatcaaaaaaaaaaaaactcgaaaaaatacgataaatatttggTTTAAACCcaaaagattctttcgttttacaaggaaataatagatgcaccacattttttgttttaatgcaAACGAAACGTATCTTACGACAGCCAGAGGACGATTAGGTTAAGTTGACTACAAGACGACAGCCAAAAGACGATTAGGTTAAGTTTACTACAAGACGACAGCCAACCGGGCTTGTAGAGGTTAGAAAaagtttctaataaataatactgtATCCAAAGGCACATTCCAAGTACAAATCGAGcgataaaatatcatattatatacaaataaaattattattaagaatgtcatagataatataacgtatatcataaTTTTGATATGTACAGACATATTGAAAACTTAATTTATCCCTGATTGcagttttatataattatttcgtgATACTCGTATTTCATACTTCTTTTATGTCTCTTTGTTTTGTACGTACCGTTAAAATCATTCTCTTTCTTGCAAAATTGAAAGACAACTGAGACGTAAAAATTAAAGTAGCTGTTCCACATCGGCCTAACCActtttcacgcaaagcttcAACGTCGTGATACATTTTCTTCGTGTTTTTATTTACGTACTAAAAGTGCATCGCGTTTGGCTGCAGGCTTGGAACAAActaaaagaaagataagaaaaattacaGGCATTGGTGCAACCTAACGGAAACAAATTCAAAGGAAGACAGATTCGGCGTTCAACAAATGACACTTGACAGATTTTCCGTACAATTATGTAAATTGCTCGTCTGAAACATGCTGCTTGATAGGcagcaattattttaatgcgaGTGTGAGGTTTGCTTTCgattagtttctttttttttttttttttttttttcattacaaAATATGATTGACAGAACTAAAACAAGCAGCCTGCAACCCTCGTCGATTCTTCGTTCcgtttaattacaaattatagatatatatgaaataatttttaattaaaatttaattaaatctcaagttgatatacgtatataagtTTCATTTGACAGCTAAATAATGACAGCTAATAATTTGGAGAAAAATCAATTGcttatgcaaataaaataaatattacttaaaccactatttctcaaatattttacttaaataACGTTCAAGTTGGAAACTGCTCTAACGTTGGATAAAACGATACATGCAAAAGAAGCATTATTATATTCACTttgttaattttcttcttcttaagCATATTCTGGCGTAATAAATCAAACAGCATATTAACAGAACGTTCTAGGACATAAAGGATACGTGCAATTGGCTTTCTCAATTTCGATCATGAAACCTGCGTTGATAAATCATTCGCAGTGGTAAATACTACGACAGAAACTGTCCGATATCCAATTTGCAACGATCGCGCTTAGATTTGTTACGAGTTATTATTCACGTGCGGTGTATATCACGTCGGTAACCATTTCAATTAGCCAATGAACGGATTTTCGAGGCACTTTCAACAATCGCGGCGAGGTCTTGTCTCGCGAGACCACCTAGTACGCAACAAGTCCGACTACTTGTAGAAGGTGTCACGAATGAAGAATATATCGTTTGCCATTCATCTTGTTTCTTCGCAATCACCGAGGTTTATATTGATGTATCTACTTCCTTTAAGAGAGTCGTGTTCGGTTTTACGTTACTTCGCAAAACGTACAGCGTCGTTTATACaatattccaacactctaaGAAACTTTTTATGCGTACGGGAGAGTCGTACAGCGCCAGCCGAAGCTTGTCCTCGCTTCTACTGTTAGTTAACTACACTACAGGTGGAGAGTTAAATGCATACTGGTATTACTCTTCGATATTACAAGAGTTCTAAGACGTTTACGCTGGTCTTCCCTATGTAGTCTTCAATTATCCAAACATTACAATTATTCGGCTAACGCTATACAAATTCCCACGAATATTACCACCCAATCTCAACATTCTGTTGAACAGCAGcttaattttctcgaaaaccgACAACGAGCGTATCCAATTATAATAACCAGTTTACCCGCTAAAACGCGAGACGTAAACGCGACGACGTGAGCGAATTCGTGCGAATAATCCGCGTGGAAGGTATGCTACCGGTTCGCTCGTTTCCTCGGAATCGATCGGCAGCCGCGAGCTTTCTCGCAAAATGCCTCCTAAATTATAGAATCCTAAATTAGCcgggtgaaagaaggaaaaaagaaaagaacgtaCCCATAAATTGGAGGAGATTTGGCCGGCCTCCTATACGCGATCCATTACGTGGAAGAGTGTATATAAGGACAAGCTTATACTCCCGAGGAAGTTCATGGTCGTTCACGGGTGTGTACATTCTTATGAAAATGCGGCGAGCTTCGATAAAACTCCGTGATGTACGTTTCGAAACGACCGAATGGACAAGTACCTCCGATGTCGGATGCAATTTCGAAATTCGTTTTGACTGGTGCAATCGTAAAGTGGCGTTTTTACGGGGCTGATAATAGGTCGGCGCCTACGATTCCCAACCGAGGACCTCTCGTGTGCGGCCACCAGCCCGTTTTCAACCGAAGAGGAAACGAAACTGAAGTAGCCCTCCAGTTCCGTTAATATTACAATTCCGGATGCAGTCATTTTCACTCTTTATAGTTCTTTTATCTACCTCGTTATCTACACTGACTCTCCAAAATATTTGGACATTTATCATAGAAAACATTTGCATTCTACGCTTTATATAGAACATTTTGGAAGGAAGATATTAAGAAATGGCCGTTTATGTAACTCTTTGCGACCGTGAAATTCTTGCACAACGTTTAAGAATATCTCTCGAGCAACACAAAATGTTTAACGCTTATCTGAAGTCTGAAAGTGAATGTTGAGGTTAATTTGTACAATATAATGGATAATTGACTTTCATGATTTCTATGAAATATGCATACTTCTATTAAGtatctttcaatttatatCTGTTTTTAGTACTTGTCTCTTAATATTTGTGTCAAATTTTATAACAGTGCTAGGATGTATCGtataatgcacataatatattcataaaaggtgTCTACAGGTATCCAAATACTTTTAAGAGCCTGTCTGTAATCGTTATTCTTCTTACATTACTcctaatttgtattatttgtatgTAAAGTATTTCAAAATTGTGTACAAACTTAGATGAATTAAGATTAGGTTTTATCAAAGTACAAAACATATATTAGGGTAATGGATACATTATAAAAGCTTGTCATACAAGTTGGAGGGACAGAAAGaagttttataatttgaaaaaaagttCACGAgaagtttataaaaaatattcctatAAAATACTTCAATTTGTTCAAGTTTCACAAAACTATAGTATCTACATAggaggaaaaaataataatgatgaaaagaatatttagaaacttCTTGCAATCCCTTCTCAGAGTCATAATATGAATTTAATAGAGTTTACAAACACAATATGTACAAATGAGATAACAAAACATGTTCAAATAGATAACTTGAACATTTTCAAGTAAACATTGTGAAGTATTACACGATAAAGAGATACACagtagaaaatttcaattttaaatcttCATGGTGATTGGATAACATATTTCTGGTTCTGTAGGTTTCAATTATGTTTTATCAACAAGTTATTATATCATAAAAGCCATTAAACTTAAACATCAAGACAGACCTCTAAATTcacaatgaaaattttgtaaaattctgtACTTTTGCCAGTGGAATACCATAAATGGATTGTTAAAGAATGTCATTGTCGAATCTAAGAGATCGTCTATCTGCAAATTTGACGGCTTTTATCAAACAACGTATTAATAGAAACGCGATTGAGACCCGAAGAACcagaaatatattatctaGTGATCATGCAAATTTGAAATCTGCAATCTcaattttgtttctctttacCGTGTAATacttttgaatttttcgagTTTAAATCGTATATCTGCACTTGCTAATTATCCTGTCACTACCTGCTTCGTAAGCTTTTTCCCGCCACGCACAGTTGCCTTCTAACCTAACCtcgcttttctttcttatatttttcctaCTTACCTCCTGCTTCCTAGTACAGAATCTATCTTTCCGCCTTTCCGCAATCATATTCGCTGTTTTTTGCATCCACTTCTAGCTTGTATTCCCTTTTTTTACCCTATCTATCTCCTTAATTATTCGACATTTATACTTTACTCTATTCACGCACACGACTGTACATACTATACACACTGTACACACTATACCGTtaacatatatattgtattaataaaaacatgATTGAAACCcaacaaaaaattgtaaacgTGACAAAGCTGAAATTATCTTGTTGTAGTTGAACATGCTAATAATTCGTGTCATTTTACGTATTCAGAGAAATCAAGgtgaaaatacatatatttgaaatatcgtaATTCTCCATATTCGGTAGCAATCGATAGTATCGATACTTTCATCGATGAACGTCCGTTACGTTTAAGAATTCTTGTGGGAGGATCCGTGCAAAGATATACATTATAGATTTCTAAATTGGTTTTGACATTTAGATCATAAAATACGATGTTTACAAGCTTGATAATAGCCCGGGTTTCCGAGGTTCTTTGAATACTTAAAAACCGATTACCTATAAATTTGTGAGCCCATAACTATTTGATGTCTCAAGGAATTCTGCCGCCATTGGGTaacttaaatattaatattcttctataaattaattaatatagttGTCCAGGATAATGTTATCTActtttaattatgtaaatacCCATACGTTCTTACTGAAGCttgttttcataaaatttacacTTTCGTAGAATATAGTTGCAGTGGACATTGTCGTCTTTCATTACTCAAAGTCTTATGATATAAATcctaagaaattaatataaataattacaaattgaaTTAAGAAATCATGTTTGTTACATGCTTTTCCTAAGAAACTCCTGCATCGtgttatattaatacatatataaatattatataaataaataaatatatatatatatacaaagcTCTTACAATTAAGATGGCTGCTTATTCAtgctgtataatatttttttttactaaatatatgtatgcagCAAATATCTTGtagtttttatatatatttttagatcaGCTGCAAATTGTACCAACACATATAATCATAGCAGATCTGTCCCACTGGAGTGATAAtgaagtttcaaaatattgtatataacacaCACAATATGCATATAAGAGTTTCCTGTGGTGAGTGTTCAAATAATGTCATAAGCTATCATACGTAGAAATCTATCTCATCCTCTAAATATCGTAGCAAATACAttatcttgaatattttatagattttcatttataacgtgtattctatatattattgattACACATTTAAATTAACCATAAACATATAAGTATTGGCAATCTACTTAGTACAATGtatcatttaatataataacaattgTACGATGATAATCATTCTAAACATTAAGAAACattaatttgataatattatacataatataaatactaataattatttaataatatgtacTTTGATTAGTTCTATTCAATGAATAAGTAGGGTTAGGTCTCTTACAGTACATGTATCAGTATATTATAAACGCATATAAATAGGGTTCCTACCGCATGAAGGGCATCTAATTACATGATAATACCTCCTACGTTTCGCACAAGAATCATGCAACAGATGATTTACGAGAAAACGGATCGACGATACGTATAGCACACTTACGtgcgaattttataaatagcaACATCCACGCGATCTTGCACCAGTCCGACGTTAATCAGGATACTGatgcaaattattataaatcgaTCGTTAATCCTCGTTCGCAACGAGCCTCCTGTCCAGATCATTTTACAAGTGGCAGAGATTGCGCTGAAAGAACGGCAGAGATGGTTCTATAGCATAAAAACGATTGCTGATCTTGATCCAAATGATAGATGAACGTCTTCGTTCGAATCGTTAGATGAAGCATCCTCCAGTTGCTTTCGATTTCAAAATTACGACGCGAGGAAAACGAATTCACAAATATTTTGCTTCGACGTGTATCACGCTGTCATAGTATTGCAAATGCTATTCAGCTGTCTTCTTAAGTTTGCTCCTCTGTGAAACTGGTTTCTAGGTGGTTTGTTTAGAAGCAGTTTCCTGAGAACTGTTAACCTCTTCAGGGATAGATTTATTGAGATCAGGAACAgatgattataattttatttttgcgtaaaaaaatattattcttcgtatttcattgtatattaataacacATACTTCAGCAAAGTTATCGGAAAAAAAGTATATTCTATCAAATATTACTTTCATCAAAGTGCTCTTATAAAATGTGctgatatttttgttgtttgttTATATTCCGCAAGTGATATTTTCAACAGTCCCCATTAATAGCGAGTATGAAGGCATAGCAAGTAGAAGAAAGCCGTACGACGAACGAACATTGTTATATAATTCtacaactttttaaagtaTCGCTTCTGAAATACAAAGTGAAAGATCTATCTGACCACTATAGAACACACTTCTGCAACACCACTGTACAAAATTCTCACTGTAACCTTACATAAGAGGCTACATCTTGGATGGAGACCAAGCGTATCAAATTTTCTCCCGAGCTGAATGCTTGCCTGTGAAAAGAAAGTCCCTTCGTGAGGGCGCAATTAACGGGCGAGGCTCATAAATTTCCTTTCCAAGAAAGGTCGGCCCGACGAGAGCACGCATCTTTCATAGGGCTGGACGTGACAGGATCGATGTAGGATTCCGGGCTGTATAGCGACAAAAACAAATCGCGTTGGCGACTTCCGAGATCGCCGTTCGATTGCCCCCGCTAGGCGGTCGGTGTCGATGattataaacaaaagaaaagagggGGGGGGCGCCCAGATGATGGGCGGAGGGCTGGCGGAATGACGGAGGGGAGGCCTCGAGGAGAAAGAGGCTTCTTGGAAAGGACGTTTATAAATCACGAATCGCAGGCAACCCCTAATCTTCCACCCTGTTCGAGCCGCGCTGTCTTCCTCTCGTACTTTTCTTCCCCATTCCACTCGTATTTTGGTTTTGCACGCGAAACCACCATCACTCCTCCATTCATCATCCGACGGCGAGCGgcgttctctctttctgtttccGCTTTTCCAACCCCTCTCAGCGTCCCCCATGGACGCGCCCGATGAAATTCGCCCCGAATCACAGGACAATTAACGTCACGGCGTGCAGCTACGTGAAATAAAGGAGGTTCGAGCGATCCTACGATCACGT comes from Bombus fervidus isolate BK054 chromosome 18, iyBomFerv1, whole genome shotgun sequence and encodes:
- the LOC139996661 gene encoding protein Wnt-11b-1 isoform X2; translated protein: MKMTVTKRSGAKAWLLLFLLLIHDGRCIKWLALGRTGDGYTWTREACTSAKSSGLLERKQARACRATPDVMASLVQAARDTSTVCQQAFRHRRWNCSSIERAPDYTPELLTGTREQAFVYAMSAAAAVWRLARGCALGSLAACSCATPPRREPPSPSALISPSSFTATSLSFGTLSAKNSFKWGGCGDDVRSASRMAKRFLQGATPPGTGATAKFMHAVNMHNNRAGRRAVEQSLTLECKCHGVSGSCSVRTCWRGLGSSGPAAAGSRLLRRYATAAEVRPRSGGRLPPLYHHDNLLYTTKSPDYCLPDKKKGSLGTVGRQCNGSSTGYEGCEYLCCGRGHVTKTEEVLERCDCKYISCCYVKCKTCRKVMKTYECK
- the LOC139996661 gene encoding protein Wnt-11b-2 isoform X1 is translated as MIWTGGSLRTRINDRFIIICISILINVGLVQDRVDVAIYKIRTALGRTGDGYTWTREACTSAKSSGLLERKQARACRATPDVMASLVQAARDTSTVCQQAFRHRRWNCSSIERAPDYTPELLTGTREQAFVYAMSAAAAVWRLARGCALGSLAACSCATPPRREPPSPSALISPSSFTATSLSFGTLSAKNSFKWGGCGDDVRSASRMAKRFLQGATPPGTGATAKFMHAVNMHNNRAGRRAVEQSLTLECKCHGVSGSCSVRTCWRGLGSSGPAAAGSRLLRRYATAAEVRPRSGGRLPPLYHHDNLLYTTKSPDYCLPDKKKGSLGTVGRQCNGSSTGYEGCEYLCCGRGHVTKTEEVLERCDCKYISCCYVKCKTCRKVMKTYECK